The following coding sequences are from one Syntrophorhabdaceae bacterium window:
- a CDS encoding response regulator encodes MEKKRIMVVEDERIVALGLTRQLTDLGYDVVATAYSGEEALEKLRETHPDLVLMDIVLAGKMDGIEAAEKIAAISSAPVVYLTSYADDRTFGRAVLTGPSGYILKPVEKKQLHIAIELALNRQGIELNLREDHARIYASVKGVISAIAETIESRVSYTPGHHERVSKLAVSIAREMGFEDIKVEAIELASSVYDIGMVNVPVDILQDAGRLEGVRLTMYQTYPMAAYDTLKKIECIWPIADIVLQHRECCDGSGFPHGTRGEAILMEAKVLSVAHALEDLTTHKAYRNAFPLNEALEEISAGSGSKYDPDVAAACLRLFREKGFRFD; translated from the coding sequence ATGGAAAAGAAGAGGATCATGGTGGTCGAGGACGAAAGGATCGTTGCCCTGGGTCTGACAAGGCAGCTTACCGACCTGGGCTATGATGTGGTCGCGACGGCATACTCCGGTGAGGAGGCCCTGGAGAAGCTCCGGGAGACCCATCCGGACCTGGTGCTGATGGACATCGTCCTGGCCGGTAAAATGGACGGCATAGAGGCGGCGGAGAAGATAGCGGCCATCTCTTCCGCCCCGGTGGTCTACCTGACCTCATATGCCGACGACAGGACGTTCGGGCGGGCGGTGCTCACCGGCCCCTCCGGGTACATCCTCAAACCCGTGGAAAAGAAGCAGCTCCATATCGCCATCGAACTGGCCTTGAACAGGCAGGGTATAGAGCTTAATCTGCGGGAGGACCACGCCAGGATATACGCGTCCGTGAAAGGCGTGATCTCGGCTATCGCGGAGACGATAGAATCAAGGGTGTCCTATACCCCGGGGCATCATGAGCGCGTATCGAAACTGGCGGTTTCGATTGCCCGGGAGATGGGGTTTGAGGATATCAAGGTGGAAGCGATAGAACTGGCCTCGTCCGTCTATGACATCGGCATGGTCAATGTACCCGTCGACATCCTCCAGGATGCCGGACGGCTGGAAGGCGTCCGGCTGACCATGTACCAGACCTATCCCATGGCCGCCTACGACACCTTGAAGAAGATCGAGTGCATCTGGCCGATCGCCGACATCGTCCTCCAGCACCGGGAGTGCTGCGACGGTTCAGGCTTCCCGCATGGGACCCGGGGGGAGGCCATTCTCATGGAGGCGAAAGTCCTCTCCGTTGCCCATGCCCTCGAGGACCTGACCACCCACAAGGCCTACCGGAACGCCTTTCCCCTAAATGAGGCGCTGGAAGAGATATCCGCGGGGAGCGGCTCGAAGTACGACCCGGATGTGGCGGCCGCCTGCTTGAGATTGTTTCGGGAAAAGGGGTTCAGGTTTGACTAA